Genomic DNA from Pseudomonas fitomaticsae:
CCCTCGCAGCAATCAGTGTCAGGTCGCGGATCGGCTGTTTCAGTTCAATGCCGATCATCAGCCCTTGCCCACGAATCGCCAGCACATTCGGATTGTCCGCCAGCTCTGCGCGCAAGCGGGTCAGCAGGCGCTCACCCTGGACCCTGGCATTTTCCAGCAGACCTTGTTCTTCGATAATCTCGAGCACGGTGCAACCCACCCGGCACGCCAGTGGATTGCCGCCGAAGGTGCTGCCATGGCTGCCGGGGGTGAACAGATCCGCCGCCCGGCCCCGTGCCAGGCAAGCGCCGATCGGCACGCCGTTGCCCAGGCCCTTGGCGAGGGTCATGACGTCGGGAACGATGCCTTCGTGCTGGAACGCAAACCAGCGGCCGGTACGACCGATACCAGTCTGGATCTCGTCAAGCATCAGCAGCCAGGCGTGGCGGTTGCACAACTCACGCAGGGCCTTGAGGTAGCCGGGCGGCGCCAGTTGCACGCCGCTTTCGCCCTGGATCGGTTCGACCAGAATCGCCACGATCCGCTGACCATGTTTGCGCTGCACTTGCTCCAGCGCCGCAATATCGCCGAACGGCACTTTGATGAAATCCCCGGGCAAGTCATTGAAACCGAGCCGCACCGCCGGGCCATCACTGGCGGACAAGGTGCCGAGGGTACGGCCATGAAACGCGTTGGCCATCACCACCACCAGCGGCTGCTCGGTGCCTTTGCGCCAGCCGTACAGACGCGCCAGTTTCAGCGCGGTTTCATTGGCCTCGGCACCGGAATTGTTGAAGAACGCCCGCTCCATCCCCGCCAGTTGCGTCAGCTTCTGCGCCAGCGACTGTTGCCAGTCGATGCTGTAGAGATTGGAGGTGTGCAGCAGCAATCCCGCCTGCTCGCTGATCGCCGACACGATGCGCGGGTGCGAGTGGCCGACATTGGTCACCGCCACGCCCGCCACCGCATCCAGATATTCGCGTCCCGCCTGATCCCAGAGTCGGGTACCCAGGCCTTTGATGAAGCTCAAGTCCAGCGGTTGGTAGGTATTCATCAGGGCGGCGGTCATGTCGGCAAACTCCAGCGAGGTGAGGTGCTGGCAGTATGGTTATCCACCTGAACTGGATAAACTCGGCAAAACTTCAATCATTTAAAAGCCGGGCTTGATAATGGATTTGTTCCAGTCGATGAGCGTGTACGTCAAGGTTGTGGAGTCCGGCAGCATGACGGCGGCCGCGCTGCAGTGCGAAATGTCCACGACCATGGTGGGCAATCACCTGCGGGCGCTGGAGCAACGGCTCGGCGTGCAACTGTTGCAACGCACCACCCGCCGCCAGCGGCTGACCGAGTTCGGCAGCGTTTACTACCAGCGCTGCCTGGAAGTACTTGGCCTTGTTGCCGACTCCGAACGCCTCGCCGAACAGACGCTTGATGAACCGCGCGGCATCCTGCGAGTTACCGCGCCGCTGACCTTTGGCGTCGAACGCCTGGCCCCGGCGCTCAGTGAGTTTTCCCTGCAATGTCCGCAGGTCAAACTCGACGTGATCCTGACCAACCGCCGTCCGGACCTGCTGGAAAGCGGCCTCGACGTGGCCTTCCGACTGGGCCACTTCGACCAGTCCAACCTGATCGCCCGCCCGCTGATCGACTACACCCTGACCGTCTGCGCCTCCCCGGAATACGTGGCCCGACGCGGCATGCCGCTCACGCCTGAAGATCTGCGTCAGCACG
This window encodes:
- a CDS encoding aspartate aminotransferase family protein, which produces MTAALMNTYQPLDLSFIKGLGTRLWDQAGREYLDAVAGVAVTNVGHSHPRIVSAISEQAGLLLHTSNLYSIDWQQSLAQKLTQLAGMERAFFNNSGAEANETALKLARLYGWRKGTEQPLVVVMANAFHGRTLGTLSASDGPAVRLGFNDLPGDFIKVPFGDIAALEQVQRKHGQRIVAILVEPIQGESGVQLAPPGYLKALRELCNRHAWLLMLDEIQTGIGRTGRWFAFQHEGIVPDVMTLAKGLGNGVPIGACLARGRAADLFTPGSHGSTFGGNPLACRVGCTVLEIIEEQGLLENARVQGERLLTRLRAELADNPNVLAIRGQGLMIGIELKQPIRDLTLIAARDHGLLINVTRGKTIRLLPPLTIDEREVGMIVRGVGRSLSHV
- a CDS encoding LysR family transcriptional regulator; the encoded protein is MDLFQSMSVYVKVVESGSMTAAALQCEMSTTMVGNHLRALEQRLGVQLLQRTTRRQRLTEFGSVYYQRCLEVLGLVADSERLAEQTLDEPRGILRVTAPLTFGVERLAPALSEFSLQCPQVKLDVILTNRRPDLLESGLDVAFRLGHFDQSNLIARPLIDYTLTVCASPEYVARRGMPLTPEDLRQHDCLSFAYPAGDDWQSVEKQWRLSGPDGEFMVDVKGPMLINSSAGLHQAARTGMGIVMLPDALVEQDLRDGKLVVVMPDYQPPNRPMHLLYAPDRYRLPKLRRFVEFAMQMWGRP